Part of the Penicillium digitatum chromosome 4, complete sequence genome is shown below.
TCAGTTGCAATGAATAAACAGTTTGAATAACAGATCTCTGATGCTGAGAATTGCACTTTGTTCTCATTTATGACCACAGAATTGCTGTTGTTTGAACGTCAACGGTACGCCAGCGGCCGATGCAGTTTGCTTTCGCTGTTAAAACACTAAGATCTTTTACGGGGCACCATAGAAGGTAATAGTTTTTGGACTTGTAAATGAATACGCCAGTGGATGTATACATGTAGATGGACACATGAAAACTAAAATAGAAAACACACAACACACAACACACCACAATGAAAGGAACCACCACGTCAGCAATCACAAACAATGGATGATGGCTAGAACTAAGTAGTTGATCACCTTGACAGCATGGGCACAGACGTGATGTGCAACTACACTGCTTTTGCCTGCTGGCTTTTGATCTCTTCTTTAATCTCCCATTCAGCTCGCAAGGTGATTGCCAATATAAGCGTCCCGATCTCCTGAACAGCCGATTTCTTCGAGGTATCCCACGGACCGTACTGGTGCATGGTTAAAAATAACGAAGGGTCTTGTAAAGACGAAGGTCTCTTCTCGCTTAGGTATTTGGGATAGTTCTGGCCATACTCGGCAACGGTCACAAAGATCTGATGTCGGCCTTGAGATATATGAAAACGCCTAGGATCCTGTTAGCAGTGCTCAGAGTTGACCCAAAAAAGTATAAAATACCTACGTGGTGTTAGTGCGCTGGGCTAGGTCGTCATCGCTTCTGATTCAAGCGACCATTTAGGCGCTCTCCTGCATCTGAATACGTGGAGAATTTTGAAATCTCATGACGGGTTGGACTGTTTTTTGGTGGGTGTCTCGAAAGGGTCCAACTTGAGTTTAGTCGTTTTTTTTGTCTCGCGGAAGATTCATTTTTGCACGGGTTCGATTCACGATAGGCGTGTCAAAGGCAAGAGGGTTGAGTTCGGATTTGGTCTTCATAACCTCACGCTGGTAGTGTCGGACAATGGCAAAGGTTCCCTCCGGTGTTGCCTTTGAAGGCTCTTCCGATCGCTCTTTTGAGTGCTCTTCCGGGAGCTCAACACTCCCACAGTACGTGGACCATGACTGATAAGAGAGTAGCGTTTTCTCGGCCTCTTTCATCCATCTCTGCATGTCTAACTGTTAGATACACATGACTtttttgtttgctcctagtacttggtctagctaaacctgtagatagcttctctctttttatGCGTAGAGGGATTTTATTGATTAAATGTATCAAGTATGAAACTTCTGATCTGAGCACCTAGATGAAATGTAATCCCTTGCTTCTAATAGAGCTCGATGCCTCTGAGCCActacggtttgcatactcCTGCGCCCACCAGATTCTGGCACGGCGCACACCCCAACACACGAGCGAAACACAAGCCGCGGAAATGAGCAACCCCCCGAACCAGACCAGACGAATCAACCCTCCCGCCAATTCAGTTTGCAATTAGCCAGTCGCATCAACTCTTGAATTGATTTGTCTCCATGTCAGATTTAACCACTGACATCCATCCTGCTTACGAAAATATGCTCTGTTCCTTCGCAATGGTGACACTAGCCGAGTTTGTGGCccatgtagatattgtgGGCAGTATGATCCTTCTTATGGAACAAGCCGTTTCACATATTCAATGTGGAGGCAACGTCGAGCCTCTGAGTCGGTGGGTCTCTGAACATCATGAAACAACATGTTGCAGATAGGATGGAGTAGGAAGATTATGTGACGTCTAGGGGAGAGAATAACAACGGGATTTGTATTCCGCAGCCAGTGGGCAATGCTACGGAGCCCTAGGTTTGTCACGAAATGGGTATTGAGCAGGAATTTCCATCGCTTGAAGATATGTTCTTTGGTAAGGTGATTTGAATCGAGTTAAAGAAAAACGAAAACGAAAATGGACATGCTCTATCCCATTGTGAACTTAATCCAATCACTCCTATCAGTTTGTGGTGTCAATTTCAAATTTGGGGATCTCACTTTCACTCTCTCTCAATCTGAGACCTGCCTGGCACTCCTTGGGCTTCTTCGAGAACCCTTCGTGTGACTCAATGATGGGCTGGTACAACGCAAACTCATATCGATGAAACAAAGTTCCAATAATCAGCTGCAGCTCCATAATGGCGACATTCTGTCCGACACATGCCCGGGGACCATGTGAGAATGGGTTGAATGCCGTTTTCTGTCGGGCAGTCAGGTTCAACCAGCGGTCAGGCTTGAATTCTTCGACATCGTCTCCCCAGATGTCCTTCATATGATGAATAGTGTACGAGGGCACTGAAAGGACTGTCCCGGGGGGGAAGTGGAAgccatcaaaatcaacacCGAGGCTGTGATCGGCGACCAAACGTGGCAAACCAATCGCGGAGGTGGAATGAAGTCGCATCGCTTCATCGATGCATCTTCGCAGGAATGGGAGATCTTTAACTTCGGAGTAAGATGCGATCTTTGCTTTGGGGTCAATTGCGTGGTCTAACTCCTCTTGTAGTCGGGAAACTATGGTGCCCGGCGCGCTTCGATCTCCATGCAGGATCCAGTAGAATATCCCGCAGGCCGTGTTGGATATTGTGTCGGATCCAGCGATAAGCTGCGTCAGAGCCTCTGCTATGAGCTCATCCCGCTCCATTGGCCTTCCATTGGCATCTTTTGCCTGTAGCAAGTGCGCAAGGATATCGTTGCGCGAGTCAACCATTCCCTTCTCCGCGGCATCCAGTCGTGACGCAACAGCGGCGACAGCAATCCCCGTCAGGTTCTCTACGGCCGCCACGCCCTTGGTGAAAAATGGATCGGGAAGATACCGAGCCCATGGACGAAGTGCTGGAAGAAGGCCTAATGTTGAAGAGACTTCGCCTCTTCTATTTAACACGTCGACTGCCGGGGTGTAGGTAATCGGTCCTCCGGTCACGAGTTGGGTCTCAGTCTCATCTTTGCCCTTGTCCACCATTCCAAACGGTGAACCAAATGCCAGATCTCCGATAATGTCAAAAGCGATGTAGCTGAACCAGGGCATTGCGTTGTATCGAGCAAAGGCCTTTCCCTTGTGTGATGGCTGGGAAGCCGCAATCCGGTCCAGCTGGGTGATCCACCGTTGTAGGTTTTCCGCCATAAACGGCTCAAATTCAGCCACTGACCTCGGAGAGAAGGCATGGGATATTATCTTCCGCTTGCGTGTGTGTTCGGTGCGGTCGCGGACATTGAACATGCCCGGCGTTCGCGCCACAAATGCTTCATAATAATGACTAGATACCTTGCGTTAACACTGTTAAATCTTGATCCAGGGCATGGTATCAGACTTGCTCCTTGAGGAACCCGTTTCCGTGCCCATAAACAATATTCAGTGCCCGTTCATCGGCGATAGACACATGGTTGAAACCAATACGGACGACATTGCCGTGTTTTCGATGCGCCGCGTCGACGGCCGCATATTTCTGGCCATGTTTGGCACTTATCCCAACCCATATGTTGCTAAATTTGGCTAAAAATGGACCTGGGACATGTCTCAAGTGCCCGTATGAAACGAGATAGGGGTATATGTAGTAGAGCGCGAACCATACAAGGATGGCCACGGTCATAATCCCTGGCGAGAGCAACAGGGATAG
Proteins encoded:
- a CDS encoding Cytochrome P450, which codes for MTVAILVWFALYYIYPYLVSYGHLRHVPGPFLAKFSNIWVGISAKHGQKYAAVDAAHRKHGNVVRIGFNHVSIADERALNIVYGHGNGFLKDHYYEAFVARTPGMFNVRDRTEHTRKRKIISHAFSPRSVAEFEPFMAENLQRWITQLDRIAASQPSHKGKAFARYNAMPWFSYIAFDIIGDLAFGSPFGMVDKGKDETETQLVTGGPITYTPAVDVLNRRGEVSSTLGLLPALRPWARYLPDPFFTKGVAAVENLTGIAVAAVASRLDAAEKGMVDSRNDILAHLLQAKDANGRPMERDELIAEALTQLIAGSDTISNTACGIFYWILHGDRSAPGTIVSRLQEELDHAIDPKAKIASYSEVKDLPFLRRCIDEAMRLHSTSAIGLPRLVADHSLGVDFDGFHFPPGTVLSVPSYTIHHMKDIWGDDVEEFKPDRWLNLTARQKTAFNPFSHGPRACVGQNVAIMELQLIIGTLFHRYEFALYQPIIESHEGFSKKPKECQAGLRLRESEIHNGIEHVHFRFRFSLTRFKSPYQRTYLQAMEIPAQYPFRDKPRAP